One segment of Vespa velutina chromosome 17, iVesVel2.1, whole genome shotgun sequence DNA contains the following:
- the LOC124955139 gene encoding serine/threonine-protein kinase VRK1-like → MAPGREEVPVKRIAAPGCKLPAKLPANEILTDITQNKWRLGSSIGYGGFGDIYLASKDITSPVGDDAQYVIKIEPHNNGPLFVEMNFYIRVSRKHMIESWCKTQRKRRIGVPTYEGSGSHIYQGERYRFLVIPRYGIDIGKLFISNNRKLPTRLVNNLAVQMLDALEYIHSHGYAHADIKGPNILLAPYEESVVRERSQAYLVDYGLAYRFRTTAGNHKPFVHDERRAHEGTLEFTSRDAHHGTHSRRGDLETLGYNLLQWMCGKLPWEKDSNDLSEAIDPEEVHAEKEALLSNLPLLMEKCFPNRKNYPSALVEYMKYITELDFESKPNYSYLRSLFQPGTNQESKVPTCLFNIHESNENTCATSIRRPYLRERKPCRPVNGEIRITRNTQLKSQPKKFCWEEVLAFHPDRLAKISVQTPPTPLTPPPSPPPSPIPSLPTYAMLDVIRRMKERQSGAYKHRSRLVDIDFKAKWMTPAMEEVVRLKKRSSETLVSSINTNTSGTARVTRSRVAKLKRLGKHDKFDQVLKSSSNNRAAQRKK, encoded by the exons ATGGCACCAGGACGAGAAGAAGTTCCTGTTAAAAGAATAGCAGCACCAGGTTGTAAGTTGCCAGCAAAATTACCAGCAAATGAGATTCTTACAGATATTACTCAGAATAAATGGAGACTTGGCAGTAGCATTGGATATGGTGGATTTGGTGATATATATTTAG CTTCCAAAGATATTACATCTCCAGTAGGTGATGATGCACaatatgttattaaaattgaaccACATAATAATGGACCTTTGTTCGTTGAAATGAACTTTTACATTCGAGTATCTAGAAAACATATGA ttGAAAGTTGGTGTAaaacacaaagaaaaagaagaatagggGTTCCAACTTATGAGGGATCTGGGTCTCATATTTATCAAGGAGAACGTTACAGATTTTTAGTTATACCAAGATACGGTATAGATATTGGTAAACTGTTTATATCAAATAACAGAAAATTACCAACTAGGCTTGTTAATAATTTAGCTGTACAAATG CTAGATGCATTAGAGTACATTCACAGTCACGGTTATGCTCATGCAGATATTAAAGGcccaaatattttattagccCCTTACGAAGAAAGTGTAGTAAGAGAAAGATCTCAAGCTTACTTGGTAGATTATGGATTGGCTTATCGCTTTAGAACAACAGCAGGTAATCATAAACCATTCGTTCATGATGAAAGAAGAGCACACGAGGGAACCTTGGAATTTACATCTCGTGATGCACATCATGGAA cacACTCGAGAAGAGGAGATCTTGAAACATTAGGATATAACTTATTACAATGGATGTGTGGTAAATTACCATGGgaaaaagatagtaacgatttaTCCGAGGCAATAGATCCGGAAGAAGTTCATGCTGAAAAGGAAgctttattatcaaatttaccCCTACTTATGGAAAAATGTTTTCCAAACAGGAAGAATTATCCAT cTGCTCTCGTGGAATATATGAAGTATATCACAGAATTAGACTTTGAAAGCAAACCAAATTATTCTTATCTAAGAAGTCTATTTCAACCTGGCACCAATCAAGAAAGTAAAGTTCCTACGTGCCTCTTCAACATCCATGAGTCCAATGAGAATACTTGTGCCACGTCGATTAGGCGACCTTATTTACGAGAACGAAAGCCATGCAGACCCGTAAATGGCGAG attCGAATAACAAGAAATACACAATTGAAAAGTCAACCAAAAAAATTCTGTTGGGAGGAAGTATTGGCATTTCATCCAGATAGACTAGCAAAAATTAGTGTACAAACGCCGCCTACTCCATTGACGCCACCACCGTCCCCGCCACCATCGCCAATTCCATCACTACCAACTTATGCGATGTTAGATGTTATTCGTaggatgaaagagagacaatCAGGAGCATATAAACATAGATCACGATTAGTAGA CATTGACTTTAAAGCAAAATGGATGACTCCGGCGATGGAAGAAGTTGTACGTTTAAAAAAGAGATCATCGGAAACTTTGGTTTCTTCCATTAATACCAATACCTCTGGTACGGCACGTGTAACGCGTTCTCGAGTGGCAAAATTAAAAc GTCTGGGAAAACACGACAAGTTCGATCAAGTATTGAAAAGCTCCAGTAATAACAGAGCcgcacaaagaaaaaaataa